GGATTGCTGTGCCGAGGTTTACGAATGTTGGAGATAGTGCAAAAATATCTGCTGATGAAGCAACGGCTAGAACGATAGTGGGGGCAGTTAATTTAGCTATAGCTGCTGGAGATTTAGTAATACATGATGGTGATTTTGTAGATACAACTGATGACTCAAAGATTAGTGAAATTTTAGATTTTCTATCACCAAAATACTTAGAACCTGGTTTGAAATCTCAATCAGGAACGTTCAATATAACTGTTGACGCAAATG
The sequence above is drawn from the Clostridium formicaceticum genome and encodes:
- a CDS encoding prepilin-type N-terminal cleavage/methylation domain-containing protein; translated protein: MIQYLCTKVRNKKGFTLIELIVVIAILGILAGIAVPRFTNVGDSAKISADEATARTIVGAVNLAIAAGDLVIHDGDFVDTTDDSKISEILDFLSPKYLEPGLKSQSGTFNITVDANGAITITNGSVTLYPKN